One stretch of Streptomyces sp. A2-16 DNA includes these proteins:
- a CDS encoding PIG-L deacetylase family protein has product MTQPGAPARPRSTLVITAHAGDFVWRAGGAIALAASRGEKVTIACLTFGERGESAKAWREGRKLEEIKAIRRDEAERAAARLGAEVRFFDAGDYPLVPTAELTDRLVEVYRATQPDVVLTHPVEDPYNGDHPAANRMALEARVLAQAIGYPGEGEIIGAPPVFYFEPHQPEMSGFKPEVLLDITEVWETKRKAMECLGAQQHLWDYYTDLAVRRGVQLRRNAGPNLGLAHKTMAEAYMRPYPQIAKELA; this is encoded by the coding sequence ATGACGCAGCCAGGCGCGCCCGCCCGTCCACGTTCCACCCTCGTGATCACCGCCCATGCCGGGGACTTCGTGTGGCGGGCGGGCGGGGCCATCGCCCTGGCGGCCTCCCGGGGCGAGAAGGTCACGATCGCCTGTCTGACCTTCGGCGAGCGGGGGGAGTCCGCCAAGGCGTGGCGTGAGGGCAGGAAGCTGGAGGAGATCAAGGCGATACGGCGGGACGAGGCCGAGCGCGCCGCCGCCCGCCTGGGTGCCGAGGTCCGCTTCTTCGACGCCGGCGACTATCCGCTGGTCCCCACCGCCGAGTTGACCGACCGCCTCGTCGAGGTCTACCGGGCCACCCAGCCCGACGTGGTGCTCACCCATCCCGTCGAGGACCCGTACAACGGCGACCACCCGGCCGCCAACCGGATGGCCCTGGAGGCCCGCGTCCTCGCGCAGGCCATCGGATACCCGGGCGAGGGCGAGATCATCGGCGCCCCGCCGGTCTTCTACTTCGAGCCCCACCAGCCCGAGATGAGCGGCTTCAAGCCCGAGGTCCTCCTCGACATCACCGAGGTGTGGGAGACCAAGCGCAAGGCCATGGAGTGCCTCGGCGCCCAGCAGCACCTGTGGGACTACTACACCGACCTCGCCGTCCGCCGGGGTGTCCAGCTCAGGCGCAACGCGGGGCCGAACCTGGGCCTGGCCCACAAGACCATGGCCGAGGCGTACATGCGGCCCTACCCGCAGATCGCGAAGGAGCTGGCATGA